In one window of Blattabacterium sp. (Cryptocercus punctulatus) str. Cpu DNA:
- a CDS encoding nucleotide exchange factor GrpE, with amino-acid sequence MNDNLLKEKINDNLLKEIEIIKEKLEKEKDKFLRIFAEFENYKKRIKKESLDLFRTVHQQIILDLIPILDDFERGLKELKKSKNELIIQGIYLIQVKFIKILKQKGLNKIKIKKGDDFNTDFHEAITQIPVLTENLKGKVIEIIESGYILQEKVIRHAKVITGK; translated from the coding sequence ATTAACGATAATCTATTAAAGGAAAAAATTAACGATAATCTATTAAAGGAAATAGAAATTATAAAAGAAAAATTAGAAAAAGAAAAAGATAAATTTTTACGTATTTTTGCAGAATTTGAAAATTATAAAAAACGTATTAAAAAAGAAAGTTTAGATCTATTTAGAACTGTTCATCAACAAATTATTCTAGATTTAATTCCAATTTTAGATGATTTTGAACGAGGTCTTAAAGAGCTTAAAAAGTCAAAAAATGAACTTATAATTCAAGGAATTTATTTAATACAGGTAAAATTTATCAAAATTTTAAAACAAAAAGGATTGAATAAAATTAAAATCAAAAAAGGAGATGATTTTAATACCGATTTTCATGAAGCAATTACACAAATACCAGTTTTAACAGAAAATTTAAAAGGAAAAGTAATAGAAATTATAGAATCTGGATATATTCTACAGGAAAAAGTTATACGACATGCTAAAGTCATTACCGGAAAATAA
- a CDS encoding DnaJ C-terminal domain-containing protein, protein MMKKDYYEVLNISRNATSEEIKKAYRKLAIKYHPDKNPDNKKNAEEKFKKAAEAYEILGNPEKKQRYDKFGHSGIKGSSSGRSGMNMEDIFTNFGDIFADAFGEGFSNFGFGKSTKYQTIKGSDLRIRVKLTLEEIANGIEKKVKVKRLKVAQGVKFKNCTSCKGTGQITHIANTILGRMQTTSQCNICSGTGKNIEKIPYGANKHGLIREEELVNIQIPAGLTEGIQLKVSEKGNEAPFNGIPGDLIVLIEEISHPKLKREGNNLHYDLYISFPDAILGSSKEVPTINGKARIKIDPGTQSGKTLRLKNKGLPNIEGYGYGSLFIHVNVWTPKKINEEQRNFFEKMRKNENFFPHPGNSEKSFFDRVREMFS, encoded by the coding sequence ATAATGAAAAAAGATTATTACGAAGTATTAAATATTTCTAGAAATGCTACTTCAGAAGAAATTAAAAAAGCTTATCGAAAATTAGCAATTAAATATCATCCAGATAAAAATCCGGATAATAAAAAAAATGCAGAAGAAAAATTTAAAAAAGCTGCGGAAGCTTATGAAATATTAGGAAATCCAGAAAAAAAACAACGTTATGATAAATTTGGACATTCCGGTATAAAAGGTAGTAGCTCTGGTAGATCAGGAATGAATATGGAAGATATTTTTACAAATTTTGGAGATATTTTTGCTGATGCATTTGGTGAAGGATTTTCTAATTTTGGATTTGGAAAATCTACAAAATACCAAACTATTAAGGGAAGTGATCTTAGAATAAGAGTAAAACTTACATTAGAAGAAATAGCTAATGGAATAGAAAAAAAAGTTAAAGTAAAAAGACTTAAAGTAGCTCAAGGAGTAAAATTTAAAAATTGTACTTCTTGTAAGGGAACAGGTCAAATAACACATATAGCTAATACTATTTTAGGAAGAATGCAAACAACGTCTCAATGTAATATCTGTTCTGGAACTGGAAAAAATATTGAAAAAATTCCATATGGAGCAAATAAACATGGATTGATTAGAGAAGAAGAATTAGTTAATATCCAAATACCAGCAGGTCTTACAGAAGGGATTCAATTAAAAGTTTCTGAAAAAGGAAATGAAGCTCCATTTAATGGAATTCCAGGAGATTTAATTGTATTAATTGAAGAAATATCTCATCCTAAATTAAAAAGAGAAGGGAATAATCTTCATTATGATTTATACATATCATTTCCAGATGCTATATTAGGATCTTCAAAAGAAGTTCCTACTATTAATGGAAAGGCTCGTATTAAAATAGATCCTGGAACACAATCAGGAAAAACTCTTAGATTAAAAAATAAGGGGTTACCTAATATTGAAGGATATGGATATGGAAGTCTTTTTATTCATGTAAATGTTTGGACTCCTAAAAAAATTAATGAAGAACAAAGAAATTTTTTCGAAAAAATGAGAAAAAATGAAAATTTTTTTCCTCATCCTGGAAATTCAGAAAAATCTTTTTTTGATCGTGTTAGAGAAATGTTTTCATAA
- the atpB gene encoding F0F1 ATP synthase subunit A, translated as MNGVKQISNILFIIPYFFGFIHVNIFAKEKKNIDVAKTIIEHISDSHEWNIIGDKNFSLPIFLWNNGLEFFFSSQFSHGKVVKGKYGNYKMFKEKIYKTDSIGNLYMDSKGYPKNDKPLDFSITKNVVSIFISFILLCFIFIKMRKNYENYQIKWSLGIFLEFLILFIRDEIVIPNIGEKKYKIYFPFLLTIFFFILINNLIGMLPGFPNVTGNISITLFLSIITFIITYMRANKSYWKHILWMPNVPIGIKLLLAPIELVGILIRPLTLCIRLFANITAGHIVILSFICLIFIFKSFLITSFSIIFGFFISLLEIMVAFLQAFIFTTLSALLIGTTVKNYKCKMK; from the coding sequence ATGAATGGGGTTAAACAAATTAGTAATATATTATTTATTATTCCTTATTTTTTTGGTTTTATTCATGTGAATATTTTCGCAAAAGAAAAAAAAAATATTGATGTAGCTAAGACAATTATTGAACATATCAGTGATTCCCATGAATGGAATATTATTGGGGATAAAAATTTTTCTTTACCTATATTTTTATGGAATAATGGATTAGAATTTTTTTTTTCTTCTCAATTTTCTCATGGAAAAGTAGTAAAAGGAAAATATGGAAATTATAAAATGTTTAAAGAAAAAATATATAAAACCGATTCTATTGGAAATTTATATATGGATTCAAAAGGTTATCCAAAAAATGATAAACCATTAGATTTTTCTATTACAAAAAATGTAGTATCTATTTTTATTTCCTTTATTTTATTATGTTTCATTTTTATAAAAATGAGGAAAAATTACGAAAATTATCAAATAAAATGGAGTTTAGGAATTTTTTTGGAATTTTTAATACTATTTATTCGTGATGAGATTGTTATCCCAAATATTGGGGAAAAAAAATATAAAATTTATTTTCCTTTTTTATTAACTATATTTTTTTTTATATTGATTAACAATTTAATAGGAATGCTACCAGGATTTCCAAATGTTACCGGAAATATAAGTATTACGTTATTTTTATCTATAATTACTTTTATAATAACCTATATGAGGGCTAATAAAAGTTATTGGAAACATATTTTATGGATGCCCAATGTTCCAATAGGAATAAAATTATTATTAGCTCCAATAGAATTGGTAGGGATTTTAATTCGTCCATTAACTTTATGTATTCGTTTATTTGCTAATATTACTGCTGGACATATTGTCATTTTAAGTTTTATTTGTCTTATTTTTATTTTTAAAAGTTTTTTAATTACTAGTTTTTCCATTATTTTTGGTTTTTTTATCTCCCTGTTAGAAATTATGGTTGCTTTTTTGCAAGCTTTTATTTTTACAACTTTATCTGCTTTGCTCATAGGAACAACCGTAAAGAATTATAAATGTAAAATGAAATAA
- the atpG gene encoding ATP synthase F1 subunit gamma yields MSNPKEIKNRILSIASIIKTTEAMKMISIVKLRKSKESLIHFKKYSKYIEQLFQNILYSFHENTKILKKNNYFFSSKKKLFIVITSNRGLCGSFNSLIFDKINKIIQKKDNSVKNEDIFFSIGKKGFNFFFYQKNILYMNIKKKFLKLIFLDIYFFVKKIIEDFLSQKISSIYLIYNYLKNTLFQEVIVEKILPISLPTFSNQKLSEYEYSILEPSNMVILNYMIPKLISVKIFKSLLESSTSEHTSRMISMHKATENANDIKRNLMLNYNKERQTNITKEILEIISGWEALI; encoded by the coding sequence ATGTCTAATCCAAAAGAAATAAAAAATAGAATTTTATCTATAGCTTCTATTATAAAAACTACAGAAGCTATGAAAATGATTTCTATCGTAAAATTACGAAAATCTAAAGAATCTCTTATTCATTTCAAAAAATATTCAAAATATATAGAACAATTATTTCAAAATATTTTATATTCATTCCATGAAAATACAAAAATTTTAAAAAAAAATAATTATTTTTTTTCATCTAAAAAAAAATTATTTATCGTAATTACTTCTAATCGTGGATTATGTGGGTCATTTAATTCCTTAATTTTTGATAAAATTAATAAAATAATTCAAAAAAAAGATAATTCAGTAAAAAATGAAGATATTTTTTTTTCTATTGGAAAGAAAGGTTTTAATTTTTTTTTTTATCAAAAAAATATACTTTATATGAATATAAAAAAAAAATTTTTAAAATTAATTTTTCTTGATATATATTTTTTTGTAAAAAAAATTATTGAAGATTTTTTATCTCAAAAAATTTCTTCTATTTACTTGATATATAATTATCTAAAAAATACTTTATTTCAAGAAGTAATTGTTGAAAAAATTCTTCCAATTTCTCTTCCTACTTTTAGTAATCAAAAATTATCAGAATATGAATATTCTATTTTAGAACCATCTAATATGGTAATTTTAAATTATATGATTCCAAAACTTATTAGCGTAAAAATATTTAAAAGTTTGTTAGAATCATCTACTTCAGAACATACTTCACGTATGATATCTATGCATAAAGCTACAGAAAATGCTAATGATATTAAAAGAAATCTTATGTTGAATTATAACAAAGAAAGACAAACTAATATTACTAAAGAAATACTTGAAATCATTAGTGGATGGGAAGCTTTAATATAA
- the atpF gene encoding F0F1 ATP synthase subunit B has protein sequence MDLITPSIGLIVWQTIIFVILILFLSKYAWKPIIKFIDQREEKIRISIEKANQIQKELDFIENKKNKILKETRIKRDMILKEAIQMKENIKYKAIEEGFLEKKKILTETKKIIHIEKKAAIHDLKNQIGNISIKIAEKILKKELDQNQKMEKQEKFIKEWLNKLN, from the coding sequence ATGGATTTGATAACTCCTTCTATTGGATTAATTGTTTGGCAAACAATAATATTTGTAATATTGATATTGTTTCTTTCTAAATATGCTTGGAAACCAATAATAAAATTTATTGATCAAAGAGAAGAAAAAATTCGAATTTCTATAGAAAAAGCTAATCAAATTCAAAAAGAATTGGATTTTATAGAAAATAAAAAAAATAAAATTTTAAAAGAAACTCGTATAAAAAGAGATATGATTTTGAAAGAAGCTATTCAAATGAAAGAAAATATTAAATATAAAGCAATAGAAGAAGGTTTTTTAGAGAAAAAAAAAATATTAACAGAAACAAAAAAAATTATACACATAGAAAAAAAAGCTGCTATTCATGATTTGAAAAATCAAATAGGAAATATTTCCATAAAAATTGCTGAAAAAATATTAAAAAAAGAATTGGATCAAAATCAAAAAATGGAAAAACAAGAGAAATTTATAAAAGAATGGCTAAATAAATTAAACTAA
- the atpE gene encoding ATP synthase F0 subunit C, with amino-acid sequence MDIDLTYSGLAALGAGIAVIGASLGIGKIGSSAMDSIARQPEASEKIQNAMIIASALIEGAALFGIVTALLAVFK; translated from the coding sequence ATGGATATAGATTTAACATATTCCGGTTTAGCTGCTTTAGGAGCTGGAATTGCAGTGATAGGAGCTAGTTTAGGAATTGGTAAAATTGGAAGTTCAGCTATGGATTCTATTGCTAGACAACCTGAAGCTTCAGAAAAAATACAAAATGCAATGATTATTGCTTCAGCTCTTATTGAAGGTGCTGCCCTTTTTGGAATAGTAACTGCTTTATTAGCTGTGTTTAAATAG
- the atpA gene encoding F0F1 ATP synthase subunit alpha, with translation MYDLKYSEISSILKKQLSDFQYESKLSEYGIVVQIGDGIARAFGLNSAFCGELVEFHTGIKGIVLNLEEDYVSIVLLNHSKDIKEGDMIKRTGKTCSIKVGKGMLGRVIDILGNPIDGKGEIIGPLFEMPLERKAPGVIYREPVKEPLQTGIKFIDSMIPIGRGQRELIIGDRQTGKTTIAIDTIINQKEFFETDKPVYCIYVAICQKGSTIARIAKILEKKGAMNYTVIIAAKASDPASIQVFAPFSGTSIGEYFRDTGHSSLVVYDDLSKQAVSYREISLLLRRSPGREAYPGDVFYLHSRLLERSAKIIQDQKIAKQMNDIPESIKKYVKGGGSLTALPIIETQSGDVSSYIPTNVISITDGQIFLEKNLFHSGVRPAINESISVSRVGGSAQIKSMRKISGTLKIDQAQFRELESFSQFGSELDPTTMNIIQKGKRNIEILKQAPHNPYNISDQIAIIYAGTKNFLKNIPIEKISSFEKEYLFYLNEKHKNLLDSLKNGLFDETSASILENVALELSEKYLSS, from the coding sequence ATGTACGATTTAAAATATTCTGAAATATCATCCATTCTTAAAAAACAATTATCTGATTTTCAATATGAATCAAAATTATCTGAATATGGAATTGTAGTTCAAATAGGTGATGGAATCGCTCGAGCTTTTGGTCTAAATTCGGCATTTTGTGGAGAATTAGTAGAATTCCATACTGGAATAAAAGGAATTGTATTGAATTTAGAAGAAGACTATGTGAGCATAGTATTGCTTAATCATTCAAAAGATATAAAAGAGGGGGATATGATTAAACGTACAGGGAAAACTTGTTCTATAAAAGTTGGAAAAGGGATGCTAGGACGTGTAATAGATATACTAGGAAATCCTATAGATGGAAAAGGGGAAATAATAGGACCACTATTTGAAATGCCATTAGAAAGAAAAGCACCAGGTGTTATTTATAGAGAACCTGTAAAAGAACCTCTTCAAACCGGAATAAAATTTATAGATAGTATGATACCTATAGGAAGAGGACAAAGAGAATTGATTATTGGAGATAGACAAACTGGAAAAACAACTATTGCTATTGATACTATTATTAATCAAAAAGAATTTTTTGAAACGGATAAACCAGTTTATTGTATTTATGTAGCTATATGCCAAAAAGGATCTACAATAGCTAGAATAGCAAAAATTCTAGAAAAAAAAGGTGCTATGAATTATACTGTTATAATAGCAGCTAAAGCATCAGATCCTGCATCCATACAAGTTTTTGCCCCTTTTTCTGGAACTTCTATTGGAGAATATTTTCGTGATACAGGTCATTCTTCTTTAGTAGTTTATGATGATTTATCCAAACAAGCTGTTTCTTATAGAGAAATATCTTTATTATTGCGACGTTCTCCTGGTAGAGAAGCATATCCAGGAGATGTTTTTTATTTACATTCTCGTTTATTAGAACGTTCTGCTAAAATTATACAAGATCAAAAAATTGCTAAACAAATGAATGATATTCCAGAATCCATTAAAAAATATGTAAAGGGGGGAGGATCTTTAACTGCCCTTCCTATTATTGAAACTCAATCTGGAGATGTATCTTCATATATTCCAACCAATGTTATTTCTATAACAGATGGACAGATTTTTTTAGAAAAAAATCTATTTCATTCTGGAGTCCGTCCAGCTATTAATGAAAGTATTTCCGTTTCCCGAGTAGGAGGATCTGCTCAAATTAAATCTATGAGAAAAATATCTGGAACCCTCAAAATAGATCAAGCTCAATTTCGAGAATTAGAATCTTTTTCTCAGTTTGGATCTGAGTTAGATCCTACAACTATGAATATTATACAAAAAGGAAAAAGAAATATAGAAATATTAAAACAGGCACCTCATAATCCATATAATATTTCCGATCAAATTGCTATTATTTATGCTGGAACTAAAAATTTTTTAAAAAATATTCCTATTGAAAAAATTTCATCTTTTGAAAAAGAATATCTTTTTTATTTAAATGAGAAACACAAAAATTTATTAGATTCTTTAAAAAATGGTTTATTTGATGAAACATCAGCATCTATATTAGAAAATGTAGCACTGGAATTAAGTGAAAAATATCTATCTTCTTAA
- the trpS gene encoding tryptophan--tRNA ligase, with translation MNKNMLTGIQSTGIPHLGNILGVIIPSINIANNSKYSSYIFIADLHSLIEMKNLETIRNNTYQITAAWLAFGLNTEKNLLYRQSDVSEVTELAWYLNCFFPYQRLTLAHSFKKKMKNNEKINVGVFSYPILMAADILLYNAEIIPVGKDQLQHIEIARYIANRFNKKIGKKIFILPKAFLKKETMLIPGIDGKKMSKSKKNWIDIFSSDEILKKQIMSIHTDNKSLNEKKNPDKNYIMYLYKLLAPIDRVEEMRKKYIMGGYGYLEAKIALYECIIKKFSVERKNFFSLIKKKYLLDRILDLGAKKAKNIAFKRLNNIRKILKFNPS, from the coding sequence ATGAATAAAAATATGTTAACAGGAATTCAAAGTACGGGAATTCCTCATTTAGGAAATATTTTAGGAGTGATCATTCCATCTATAAATATAGCTAATAATTCTAAATATTCTTCGTACATATTTATAGCAGATTTACATTCACTGATAGAAATGAAAAATCTAGAAACTATCCGTAATAATACCTATCAAATTACGGCAGCATGGTTAGCTTTTGGATTAAATACAGAAAAAAATCTACTTTATAGACAATCTGATGTTTCAGAAGTTACTGAACTAGCTTGGTATTTAAATTGTTTTTTTCCCTATCAAAGACTTACATTAGCTCATTCATTCAAAAAAAAAATGAAAAATAATGAAAAAATTAATGTAGGAGTATTTTCATATCCTATTTTAATGGCAGCTGATATATTACTCTATAATGCCGAAATAATTCCTGTAGGAAAAGATCAATTACAACATATAGAAATAGCACGTTACATAGCTAATCGTTTTAATAAAAAAATAGGAAAAAAAATATTTATATTACCTAAAGCATTTCTTAAAAAAGAAACTATGTTAATTCCTGGTATAGATGGAAAAAAAATGAGTAAATCAAAAAAAAATTGGATTGATATATTTTCTTCAGACGAAATATTAAAAAAACAAATTATGAGTATTCATACAGATAATAAGTCTTTAAATGAAAAAAAAAATCCAGATAAAAATTATATAATGTACTTGTATAAATTATTAGCTCCTATAGATAGAGTAGAAGAAATGAGAAAAAAATATATAATGGGGGGATATGGATATTTAGAGGCTAAAATAGCCTTATATGAATGTATAATAAAAAAATTTTCAGTTGAAAGAAAAAATTTTTTTTCTTTAATAAAAAAGAAATATTTATTAGATCGTATTCTTGATTTAGGGGCTAAAAAAGCTAAAAATATTGCTTTTAAAAGATTGAATAATATTCGGAAAATCTTAAAATTTAATCCTTCATGA
- the atpH gene encoding ATP synthase F1 subunit delta, with product MFSKIRITKHYAMVLFESSMKTHNMDSIYQKIKKISFLLSKNVELNKFFHSFLLNSEKKIQILEKIFYSFDIFIFHFIKILIIRNREYLIKKIFLEYQKIYKEKKGLLKCIITSFFPLSIDIQKMIIHKIISSEKLKNKKYHIINKIDKSLIGGFLFQIGYKEWDLSVKNQLLSIKNIFKDSI from the coding sequence ATGTTTTCGAAAATAAGAATAACTAAACATTATGCTATGGTACTTTTTGAAAGTTCTATGAAAACCCATAACATGGATTCTATTTATCAAAAAATAAAAAAAATATCTTTCTTATTATCTAAAAATGTAGAGTTAAATAAGTTTTTTCATTCTTTTTTATTAAATTCAGAAAAAAAAATACAAATTTTAGAGAAAATTTTCTATTCTTTCGATATTTTTATTTTTCATTTTATAAAAATTTTAATTATACGTAATAGAGAATATCTTATAAAAAAAATTTTTTTAGAATATCAAAAAATATATAAAGAAAAAAAAGGATTATTAAAATGTATTATTACTTCTTTTTTTCCTTTAAGTATAGATATTCAAAAAATGATAATACATAAAATTATTTCTTCAGAAAAATTAAAAAATAAAAAATATCACATTATTAATAAAATTGATAAATCTCTTATTGGGGGATTTTTATTTCAAATAGGATATAAAGAATGGGATTTAAGTGTGAAGAATCAATTATTAAGTATTAAAAATATATTCAAAGATTCAATATAA